A portion of the Cervus elaphus chromosome X, mCerEla1.1, whole genome shotgun sequence genome contains these proteins:
- the RBBP7 gene encoding histone-binding protein RBBP7 isoform X4, producing MASKEMFEDTVEERVINEEYKIWKKNTPFLYDLVMTHALQWPSLTVQWLPEVTKPEGKDYALHWLVLGTHTSDEQNHLVVARVHIPNDDAQFDASHCDSEKGGKIECEIKINHEGEVNRARYMPQNPHIIATKTPSSDVLVFDYTKHPAKPDPSGECNPDLRLRGHQKEGYGLSWNSNLSGHLLSASDDHTVCLWDINAGPKEGKIVDAKAIFTGHSAVVEDVAWHLLHESLFGSVADDQKLMIWDTRSNTTSKPSHLVDAHTAEVNCLSFNPYSEFILATGSADKTVALWDLRNLKLKLHTFESHKDEIFQVHWSPHNETILASSGTDRRLNVWDLSKIGEEQSAEDAEDGPPELLFIHGGHTAKISDFSWNPNEPWVICSVSEDNIMQIWQMAENIYNDEESDVTTSELEGQGS from the exons ATGGCGAGTAAAGAGA TGTTTGAAGATACTGTGGAGGAGCGTGTCATcaatgaagaatataaaatctggAAGAAGAATACACCGTTTCTGTATGACCTGGTTATGACCCATGCTCTTCAGTGGCCGAGTCTTACCGTTCAGTGGCTTCCTGAAGTGACTAA ACCGGAAGGAAAGGATTATGCCCTTCATTGGCTAGTGCTGGGGACTCACACATCTGATGAGCAGAATCATCTCGTGGTTGCTCGAGTCCATATTCCGAATGATGATGCGCAGTTTGATGCTTCCCACTGTGACAGTGAAAAGGGTG GAAAAATAGaatgtgaaattaaaattaaCCATGAAGGAGAAGTAAACCGTGCTCGTTACATGCCGCAGAATCCTCACATCATTGCTACAAAAACACCATCTTCTGATGTGCTGGTTTTTGACTATACGAAGCACCCTGCTAAACCAG acCCAAGTGGAGAGTGTAATCCTGACCTTAGGCTTAGAGGCCACCAAAAGGAAGGCTATGGTCTTTCTTGGAATTCCAATTTGAGTGGACATCTCCTAAGTGCATCTGATGACCAT ACTGTCTGTCTGTGGGATATTAATGCAGGACCAAAGGAAGGCAAAATTGTGGATGCTAAAGCAATTTTTACCGGCCACTCGGCTGTTGTAGAGGATGTGGCCTGGCACCTGCTGCATGAGTCCTTGTTTGGATCTGTTGCTGATGATCAGAAACTTATGAT ATGGGACACCAGGTCCAATACCACCTCCAAGCCGAGCCACCTGGTTGATGCGCATACTGCCGAGGTCAATTGCCTGTCCTTCAATCCCTACAGCGAGTTCATTCTCGCAACTGGCTCTGCGGATAAG actGTAGCTTTATGGGATCTGCGTAATTTAAAATTGAAACTCCATACCTTTGAATCTCATAAagatgaaattttccag GTCCACTGGTCTCCACATAACGAAACCATTCTGGCTTCAAGTGGTACTGATCGCCGCCTTAATGTGTGGGATTTAAG CAAAATTGGAGAAGAACAATCAGCAGAAGATGCAGAAGATGGGCCTCCAGAACTCCTG TTTATTCATGGAGGACACACTGCCAAGATATCAGATTTTAGCTGGAACCCGAATGAGCCTTGGGTCATTTGCTCAGTGTCTGAGGATAACATCATGCAGATCTGGCAAATG gctgaaaatatttacaatgaTGAAGAGTCAGATGTCACAACATCCGAACTGGAGGGGCAAGGATCTTAA
- the RBBP7 gene encoding histone-binding protein RBBP7 isoform X1 gives MAAGSGFVGAEASSGGGWRERAEGFLLHVDSSRRVGRGAPLHTGRHLGTVFEDTVEERVINEEYKIWKKNTPFLYDLVMTHALQWPSLTVQWLPEVTKPEGKDYALHWLVLGTHTSDEQNHLVVARVHIPNDDAQFDASHCDSEKGEFGGFGSVTGKIECEIKINHEGEVNRARYMPQNPHIIATKTPSSDVLVFDYTKHPAKPDPSGECNPDLRLRGHQKEGYGLSWNSNLSGHLLSASDDHTVCLWDINAGPKEGKIVDAKAIFTGHSAVVEDVAWHLLHESLFGSVADDQKLMIWDTRSNTTSKPSHLVDAHTAEVNCLSFNPYSEFILATGSADKTVALWDLRNLKLKLHTFESHKDEIFQVHWSPHNETILASSGTDRRLNVWDLSKIGEEQSAEDAEDGPPELLFIHGGHTAKISDFSWNPNEPWVICSVSEDNIMQIWQMAENIYNDEESDVTTSELEGQGS, from the exons ATGGCTGCCGGCTCGGGTTTCGTGGGAGCTGAGGCCTCTTCTGGTGGGGGATGGAGGGAGCGGGCCGAGGGGTTTCTGCTACACGTGGATTCGTCTCGCCGGGTGGGTCGGGGAGCCCCTTTACATACGGGTCGTCATCTTGGAACAG TGTTTGAAGATACTGTGGAGGAGCGTGTCATcaatgaagaatataaaatctggAAGAAGAATACACCGTTTCTGTATGACCTGGTTATGACCCATGCTCTTCAGTGGCCGAGTCTTACCGTTCAGTGGCTTCCTGAAGTGACTAA ACCGGAAGGAAAGGATTATGCCCTTCATTGGCTAGTGCTGGGGACTCACACATCTGATGAGCAGAATCATCTCGTGGTTGCTCGAGTCCATATTCCGAATGATGATGCGCAGTTTGATGCTTCCCACTGTGACAGTGAAAAGGGTG AATTTGGTGGCTTTGGTTCTGTAACAGGAAAAATAGaatgtgaaattaaaattaaCCATGAAGGAGAAGTAAACCGTGCTCGTTACATGCCGCAGAATCCTCACATCATTGCTACAAAAACACCATCTTCTGATGTGCTGGTTTTTGACTATACGAAGCACCCTGCTAAACCAG acCCAAGTGGAGAGTGTAATCCTGACCTTAGGCTTAGAGGCCACCAAAAGGAAGGCTATGGTCTTTCTTGGAATTCCAATTTGAGTGGACATCTCCTAAGTGCATCTGATGACCAT ACTGTCTGTCTGTGGGATATTAATGCAGGACCAAAGGAAGGCAAAATTGTGGATGCTAAAGCAATTTTTACCGGCCACTCGGCTGTTGTAGAGGATGTGGCCTGGCACCTGCTGCATGAGTCCTTGTTTGGATCTGTTGCTGATGATCAGAAACTTATGAT ATGGGACACCAGGTCCAATACCACCTCCAAGCCGAGCCACCTGGTTGATGCGCATACTGCCGAGGTCAATTGCCTGTCCTTCAATCCCTACAGCGAGTTCATTCTCGCAACTGGCTCTGCGGATAAG actGTAGCTTTATGGGATCTGCGTAATTTAAAATTGAAACTCCATACCTTTGAATCTCATAAagatgaaattttccag GTCCACTGGTCTCCACATAACGAAACCATTCTGGCTTCAAGTGGTACTGATCGCCGCCTTAATGTGTGGGATTTAAG CAAAATTGGAGAAGAACAATCAGCAGAAGATGCAGAAGATGGGCCTCCAGAACTCCTG TTTATTCATGGAGGACACACTGCCAAGATATCAGATTTTAGCTGGAACCCGAATGAGCCTTGGGTCATTTGCTCAGTGTCTGAGGATAACATCATGCAGATCTGGCAAATG gctgaaaatatttacaatgaTGAAGAGTCAGATGTCACAACATCCGAACTGGAGGGGCAAGGATCTTAA
- the RBBP7 gene encoding histone-binding protein RBBP7 isoform X2, producing the protein MAAGSGFVGAEASSGGGWRERAEGFLLHVDSSRRVGRGAPLHTGRHLGTVFEDTVEERVINEEYKIWKKNTPFLYDLVMTHALQWPSLTVQWLPEVTKPEGKDYALHWLVLGTHTSDEQNHLVVARVHIPNDDAQFDASHCDSEKGGKIECEIKINHEGEVNRARYMPQNPHIIATKTPSSDVLVFDYTKHPAKPDPSGECNPDLRLRGHQKEGYGLSWNSNLSGHLLSASDDHTVCLWDINAGPKEGKIVDAKAIFTGHSAVVEDVAWHLLHESLFGSVADDQKLMIWDTRSNTTSKPSHLVDAHTAEVNCLSFNPYSEFILATGSADKTVALWDLRNLKLKLHTFESHKDEIFQVHWSPHNETILASSGTDRRLNVWDLSKIGEEQSAEDAEDGPPELLFIHGGHTAKISDFSWNPNEPWVICSVSEDNIMQIWQMAENIYNDEESDVTTSELEGQGS; encoded by the exons ATGGCTGCCGGCTCGGGTTTCGTGGGAGCTGAGGCCTCTTCTGGTGGGGGATGGAGGGAGCGGGCCGAGGGGTTTCTGCTACACGTGGATTCGTCTCGCCGGGTGGGTCGGGGAGCCCCTTTACATACGGGTCGTCATCTTGGAACAG TGTTTGAAGATACTGTGGAGGAGCGTGTCATcaatgaagaatataaaatctggAAGAAGAATACACCGTTTCTGTATGACCTGGTTATGACCCATGCTCTTCAGTGGCCGAGTCTTACCGTTCAGTGGCTTCCTGAAGTGACTAA ACCGGAAGGAAAGGATTATGCCCTTCATTGGCTAGTGCTGGGGACTCACACATCTGATGAGCAGAATCATCTCGTGGTTGCTCGAGTCCATATTCCGAATGATGATGCGCAGTTTGATGCTTCCCACTGTGACAGTGAAAAGGGTG GAAAAATAGaatgtgaaattaaaattaaCCATGAAGGAGAAGTAAACCGTGCTCGTTACATGCCGCAGAATCCTCACATCATTGCTACAAAAACACCATCTTCTGATGTGCTGGTTTTTGACTATACGAAGCACCCTGCTAAACCAG acCCAAGTGGAGAGTGTAATCCTGACCTTAGGCTTAGAGGCCACCAAAAGGAAGGCTATGGTCTTTCTTGGAATTCCAATTTGAGTGGACATCTCCTAAGTGCATCTGATGACCAT ACTGTCTGTCTGTGGGATATTAATGCAGGACCAAAGGAAGGCAAAATTGTGGATGCTAAAGCAATTTTTACCGGCCACTCGGCTGTTGTAGAGGATGTGGCCTGGCACCTGCTGCATGAGTCCTTGTTTGGATCTGTTGCTGATGATCAGAAACTTATGAT ATGGGACACCAGGTCCAATACCACCTCCAAGCCGAGCCACCTGGTTGATGCGCATACTGCCGAGGTCAATTGCCTGTCCTTCAATCCCTACAGCGAGTTCATTCTCGCAACTGGCTCTGCGGATAAG actGTAGCTTTATGGGATCTGCGTAATTTAAAATTGAAACTCCATACCTTTGAATCTCATAAagatgaaattttccag GTCCACTGGTCTCCACATAACGAAACCATTCTGGCTTCAAGTGGTACTGATCGCCGCCTTAATGTGTGGGATTTAAG CAAAATTGGAGAAGAACAATCAGCAGAAGATGCAGAAGATGGGCCTCCAGAACTCCTG TTTATTCATGGAGGACACACTGCCAAGATATCAGATTTTAGCTGGAACCCGAATGAGCCTTGGGTCATTTGCTCAGTGTCTGAGGATAACATCATGCAGATCTGGCAAATG gctgaaaatatttacaatgaTGAAGAGTCAGATGTCACAACATCCGAACTGGAGGGGCAAGGATCTTAA
- the RBBP7 gene encoding histone-binding protein RBBP7 isoform X3, which yields MASKEMFEDTVEERVINEEYKIWKKNTPFLYDLVMTHALQWPSLTVQWLPEVTKPEGKDYALHWLVLGTHTSDEQNHLVVARVHIPNDDAQFDASHCDSEKGEFGGFGSVTGKIECEIKINHEGEVNRARYMPQNPHIIATKTPSSDVLVFDYTKHPAKPDPSGECNPDLRLRGHQKEGYGLSWNSNLSGHLLSASDDHTVCLWDINAGPKEGKIVDAKAIFTGHSAVVEDVAWHLLHESLFGSVADDQKLMIWDTRSNTTSKPSHLVDAHTAEVNCLSFNPYSEFILATGSADKTVALWDLRNLKLKLHTFESHKDEIFQVHWSPHNETILASSGTDRRLNVWDLSKIGEEQSAEDAEDGPPELLFIHGGHTAKISDFSWNPNEPWVICSVSEDNIMQIWQMAENIYNDEESDVTTSELEGQGS from the exons ATGGCGAGTAAAGAGA TGTTTGAAGATACTGTGGAGGAGCGTGTCATcaatgaagaatataaaatctggAAGAAGAATACACCGTTTCTGTATGACCTGGTTATGACCCATGCTCTTCAGTGGCCGAGTCTTACCGTTCAGTGGCTTCCTGAAGTGACTAA ACCGGAAGGAAAGGATTATGCCCTTCATTGGCTAGTGCTGGGGACTCACACATCTGATGAGCAGAATCATCTCGTGGTTGCTCGAGTCCATATTCCGAATGATGATGCGCAGTTTGATGCTTCCCACTGTGACAGTGAAAAGGGTG AATTTGGTGGCTTTGGTTCTGTAACAGGAAAAATAGaatgtgaaattaaaattaaCCATGAAGGAGAAGTAAACCGTGCTCGTTACATGCCGCAGAATCCTCACATCATTGCTACAAAAACACCATCTTCTGATGTGCTGGTTTTTGACTATACGAAGCACCCTGCTAAACCAG acCCAAGTGGAGAGTGTAATCCTGACCTTAGGCTTAGAGGCCACCAAAAGGAAGGCTATGGTCTTTCTTGGAATTCCAATTTGAGTGGACATCTCCTAAGTGCATCTGATGACCAT ACTGTCTGTCTGTGGGATATTAATGCAGGACCAAAGGAAGGCAAAATTGTGGATGCTAAAGCAATTTTTACCGGCCACTCGGCTGTTGTAGAGGATGTGGCCTGGCACCTGCTGCATGAGTCCTTGTTTGGATCTGTTGCTGATGATCAGAAACTTATGAT ATGGGACACCAGGTCCAATACCACCTCCAAGCCGAGCCACCTGGTTGATGCGCATACTGCCGAGGTCAATTGCCTGTCCTTCAATCCCTACAGCGAGTTCATTCTCGCAACTGGCTCTGCGGATAAG actGTAGCTTTATGGGATCTGCGTAATTTAAAATTGAAACTCCATACCTTTGAATCTCATAAagatgaaattttccag GTCCACTGGTCTCCACATAACGAAACCATTCTGGCTTCAAGTGGTACTGATCGCCGCCTTAATGTGTGGGATTTAAG CAAAATTGGAGAAGAACAATCAGCAGAAGATGCAGAAGATGGGCCTCCAGAACTCCTG TTTATTCATGGAGGACACACTGCCAAGATATCAGATTTTAGCTGGAACCCGAATGAGCCTTGGGTCATTTGCTCAGTGTCTGAGGATAACATCATGCAGATCTGGCAAATG gctgaaaatatttacaatgaTGAAGAGTCAGATGTCACAACATCCGAACTGGAGGGGCAAGGATCTTAA